One genomic region from Vicinamibacteria bacterium encodes:
- a CDS encoding ABC transporter permease — protein sequence VLILGLGIGANSALFSVVDNIFLKALPFHDADRVVRIRNYSLGPSGEERRFNVSPRYFYAIREDGEAFEEVAASLVQSMSLTGGSEAERVRAVSVSENWAPMLGIRPVLGRYFSSEEERLGRESRVVILSHGLWMRHLGGRGDVLSQSIVLGGESYSIIGVMPRPIRFPYDADLWLPGRFDRNDARSHSYNILARLEPGVSIERAQADLDRIARSIAEELQGAESIGLSVVTARDNFVQDDGEDRVALALLATVAFLLLICCVNVANLMVARFSVRQREISIRSALGARGGRQLRQFLTETLVLFVLGGASGLLLTWWVRDYLVVLIPSVLSEQLDLGRIEISGSVAAFTLAVSVVTGLLFGSLAALRVVRPDVASGLRAGGRALMGGRGRMQRALVAAEIALALVLLAGAGLMIENFRTLNSRDLGFEAERLLTFRLDLSGYAEARSRASVMAQILRRTSSVPGVASVGTTSDNPICCGDWGAILEIEGLERSPEAPPITAFHRYVTPAFFEAMGIPLLRGRLFTTEDDDRAVPSVVIDERMAEHFWPGEDPIGKRVRNVRAVEGQWREVVGVVGAVHDMGDYQDTWYLPFYSEPSARSTENVHVMVRLSADPSAVVPGLREAVREVDPNLPIFEMEMMDELYRRAIFQDRLGAVVAGLFGGFGLLLAAYGLYGVTSFLVSQRDDEIGLRIALGAQQRNVVSMVLFQSLGSVILGAAIGLVGAVALSRLLASLVAGLGPLDLLLLLEITATLVVVAVAASFVPARRAARIDPVRTFRMS from the coding sequence GGTGCTGATCCTGGGTCTCGGCATCGGGGCGAACAGTGCGCTCTTCAGCGTCGTCGATAATATTTTCCTGAAGGCGCTCCCGTTTCACGACGCCGATCGGGTCGTCCGCATCCGGAATTACTCGCTCGGTCCCTCTGGGGAAGAGCGCCGTTTCAACGTCTCACCTCGGTACTTCTACGCCATCCGTGAAGACGGCGAAGCATTCGAGGAAGTCGCGGCGAGCCTCGTGCAAAGCATGAGCTTGACGGGAGGGAGCGAGGCGGAGCGCGTCCGAGCGGTCTCGGTGTCGGAGAACTGGGCGCCGATGCTCGGGATTCGCCCGGTTCTCGGCCGTTACTTCAGCTCCGAGGAGGAGCGGCTGGGGAGGGAGAGCCGCGTCGTCATCCTGTCGCACGGTCTCTGGATGCGCCATCTCGGCGGGCGAGGCGACGTCCTTTCCCAGAGCATCGTCCTTGGCGGCGAGAGCTACTCGATCATCGGCGTCATGCCGCGTCCGATTCGGTTCCCCTATGACGCCGACCTGTGGCTTCCCGGCCGGTTCGATCGAAACGACGCGCGCTCCCATTCCTACAACATCCTGGCGCGGCTCGAGCCGGGGGTGAGCATCGAGCGCGCCCAGGCGGACCTCGACCGCATCGCCCGGAGCATCGCGGAAGAGCTCCAGGGTGCGGAGAGCATCGGCCTCAGCGTCGTTACCGCGCGGGACAACTTCGTCCAGGACGACGGGGAGGACCGTGTCGCCCTCGCGCTCCTCGCGACCGTCGCGTTCCTCCTCCTCATCTGCTGCGTGAACGTGGCCAACTTGATGGTGGCCCGCTTCTCCGTGCGACAGCGAGAGATCAGCATTCGTTCCGCCCTCGGTGCAAGAGGTGGGCGCCAGCTCCGGCAGTTCCTCACCGAGACGCTCGTTCTCTTCGTGCTTGGCGGCGCGTCAGGGCTCCTCCTCACCTGGTGGGTCCGGGACTATCTGGTCGTCCTCATTCCGTCCGTCCTGAGCGAGCAGCTCGACCTCGGTCGGATCGAGATCTCGGGATCGGTCGCCGCGTTCACCCTCGCCGTGTCGGTAGTGACCGGGCTCCTCTTCGGCTCGCTCGCCGCCCTGCGCGTGGTGAGGCCCGACGTCGCCTCGGGCCTGAGGGCCGGAGGGCGCGCCCTCATGGGCGGGCGGGGACGAATGCAGCGCGCGCTCGTCGCCGCCGAGATCGCCCTCGCGCTCGTGCTTCTCGCGGGAGCGGGCCTCATGATCGAGAATTTCCGCACGCTGAACTCTCGGGATCTAGGGTTCGAGGCGGAAAGACTCCTCACCTTTAGGCTCGATCTCAGCGGCTATGCGGAAGCGCGCTCCCGCGCCAGCGTGATGGCCCAGATTCTGCGACGAACGTCGAGCGTTCCCGGTGTCGCCTCGGTCGGGACCACGAGCGACAATCCGATCTGCTGCGGCGACTGGGGAGCGATCCTCGAGATCGAAGGTCTCGAACGGAGTCCCGAGGCGCCACCCATCACCGCGTTTCATCGCTACGTCACGCCCGCCTTCTTCGAGGCGATGGGGATTCCGCTGCTGCGCGGGCGCCTGTTCACCACCGAGGACGACGACCGCGCGGTGCCGTCGGTCGTGATCGACGAGAGGATGGCGGAGCACTTCTGGCCGGGCGAGGATCCCATCGGGAAACGAGTGCGGAACGTCCGCGCCGTCGAGGGCCAGTGGCGCGAGGTGGTGGGAGTGGTCGGCGCCGTTCACGACATGGGTGATTATCAGGACACCTGGTACCTTCCTTTCTACAGCGAGCCTTCGGCGCGCTCCACCGAGAACGTACACGTCATGGTGCGGTTGTCGGCGGATCCCTCCGCCGTCGTCCCCGGGCTTCGCGAGGCGGTGAGAGAGGTCGACCCGAACCTTCCCATTTTCGAGATGGAGATGATGGACGAGCTCTACCGGAGGGCGATATTCCAGGACCGTCTCGGTGCGGTCGTCGCCGGGCTCTTCGGCGGTTTCGGGCTCCTGCTCGCCGCCTACGGGTTGTACGGCGTCACCTCGTTTCTCGTGAGTCAGCGAGACGACGAGATCGGCCTGCGCATCGCCCTCGGGGCGCAGCAGAGAAACGTAGTGAGCATGGTGCTTTTTCAGTCGCTCGGCTCGGTGATCCTGGGGGCCGCCATCGGGCTCGTAGGCGCTGTTGCTCTCAGCCGGCTTCTCGCGAGCCTGGTGGCTGGGCTTGGCCCGCTCGATCTTTTGCTCCTCCTCGAGATCACGGCCACGCTCGTCGTCGTCGCCGTCGCCGCGAGCTTCGTACCCGCCCGACGGGCGGCGCGTATCGACCCCGTTCGGACGTTTCGGATGTCCTGA